In Massilia antarctica, the following are encoded in one genomic region:
- a CDS encoding polyamine ABC transporter substrate-binding protein yields the protein MKTIGRIAQCFILGLAAAAKVALAAPEEEKILNIYNWSDYIADDTVRNFEKETGIKVRYDLFDSNEVLHAKLTAGKTGYDIVVPTAHWARLQIDGGLLRPLDKASLPNLANLDPALQTLVKRLDPDNKHLVVWLWGYTTLGINVDKVKAALGSLPMPDNVWDLVFDPRYASKLKSCGISFLDSPSEVLPAALLYIGKPAYSKNSADYQDAARMLQAIRPSVTLFSSAGYINDLANGALCVSLGWSGDINIARQRAIDSKNGQNIVALVPKSATLMFDTMAIPADAPHPGNAHLWINYILRPEVHASLTNKVFYANPNAAATRLVRPDIAGNHTVYLPDTDKQRMVVPEPLSADARRTMTRVFTRFKTGM from the coding sequence ATGAAGACGATAGGCCGCATCGCACAGTGCTTCATCCTCGGCCTCGCGGCCGCCGCCAAGGTGGCGCTCGCCGCTCCGGAGGAAGAAAAAATCCTCAACATCTACAACTGGTCCGACTACATCGCCGACGACACGGTCCGCAACTTCGAAAAAGAAACCGGCATCAAGGTCCGCTACGATCTGTTCGACAGCAACGAAGTCCTGCACGCCAAGCTCACCGCCGGCAAGACCGGCTACGACATCGTAGTCCCCACGGCCCACTGGGCGCGCCTGCAGATCGATGGCGGCCTGCTGCGGCCCCTGGACAAGGCCAGCCTGCCCAACCTGGCCAATCTCGATCCGGCGCTGCAAACGCTGGTCAAACGGCTCGACCCGGACAACAAGCACCTGGTGGTCTGGCTGTGGGGCTACACCACCTTGGGCATCAACGTCGACAAGGTCAAGGCGGCCCTGGGCAGCTTGCCCATGCCCGACAACGTGTGGGACCTGGTGTTCGATCCGCGCTACGCGAGCAAGCTCAAATCGTGCGGCATTTCCTTTCTTGATTCCCCGTCCGAGGTGCTGCCCGCCGCGCTGCTCTACATCGGCAAACCGGCCTATTCGAAAAACAGCGCCGACTACCAGGACGCGGCCCGCATGCTGCAGGCGATCCGGCCATCGGTGACCCTGTTCAGCTCCGCCGGCTACATCAACGACCTGGCCAACGGCGCCCTGTGCGTCTCGCTCGGCTGGTCGGGGGACATCAACATCGCGCGCCAGCGCGCCATCGACAGCAAGAACGGCCAGAACATCGTGGCCCTGGTGCCGAAGAGCGCGACCCTGATGTTCGACACCATGGCCATTCCGGCCGACGCCCCGCATCCGGGCAACGCCCACCTGTGGATCAACTACATCCTGCGCCCCGAGGTGCACGCCAGCCTGACCAACAAGGTCTTTTACGCCAACCCGAATGCGGCCGCCACGCGCCTGGTGCGGCCCGACATCGCCGGCAACCACACGGTCTACCTGCCCGACACGGACAAGCAGCGCATGGTGGTGCCCGAACCCCTGAGCGCCGACGCGCGCCGCACCATGACGCGCGTATTTACGCGTTTTAAGACCGGGATGTAA
- a CDS encoding aspartate aminotransferase family protein yields the protein MVPSAALVASVKAATHDVYDTAEIQRQDAAHYMHPFTDHKALGERGARVMVRGDGIYLWDSEGNKILDGMSGLWCVNVGYGRTSISDAVYRQMQTLPFYNSFFNTTNVPATRLAALLVEISPPQFNHVFFTGSGSEANDTNLRMVRRYWDLKGFPQRHTIISRYNAYHGSTVAGAALGGMAGMHEQGGMIPGIEHIGQPNWLENGSGMSADEFGIVAAGWLETKILEVGPDKVAAFIGEPVQGAGGVIIPPATYWPEIGRICDKYGVLLIADEVICGFGRLGTWFGSELMQIKPDLITFAKGVTSGYVPLGGVLVGDRVADVLIHEGGDFNHGFTYSGHPVACAAALENIRILIDERLVQQVAQDTGPYLKEKFAELMDHPLVGYADSCGFVAGLNLVRKKAAAVHDCEFFEPEQGVGMICRGYMFANGIIMRAVGDRMIIAPPLVMTRAQIDEMIFKIRYCLEATLIDLQQRGWVT from the coding sequence ATGGTCCCGAGCGCCGCGCTGGTCGCGTCGGTCAAGGCCGCGACACACGACGTCTACGACACCGCCGAAATCCAGCGCCAGGATGCGGCGCACTACATGCATCCCTTCACCGACCACAAGGCGCTGGGCGAACGCGGCGCGCGCGTGATGGTGCGCGGCGACGGCATCTACCTGTGGGATTCGGAGGGTAACAAGATCCTCGACGGGATGTCGGGCCTGTGGTGCGTCAATGTCGGCTACGGGCGCACCAGCATCTCGGACGCGGTGTACCGCCAGATGCAGACCCTGCCCTTCTATAACAGCTTCTTCAACACCACCAACGTGCCGGCCACCCGCCTGGCCGCGCTGCTGGTGGAGATTTCGCCGCCCCAGTTCAACCACGTGTTCTTCACCGGCTCCGGCTCGGAAGCGAACGACACCAACCTGCGCATGGTGCGCCGCTACTGGGACCTGAAAGGCTTCCCTCAGCGCCACACCATCATCAGCCGCTACAACGCCTACCACGGCAGCACGGTGGCCGGCGCGGCGCTGGGCGGCATGGCGGGCATGCACGAGCAGGGCGGCATGATCCCCGGGATCGAGCATATCGGCCAGCCGAACTGGCTGGAAAACGGCAGCGGCATGAGCGCCGACGAATTCGGCATCGTGGCCGCCGGCTGGCTGGAGACCAAGATCCTCGAGGTCGGCCCCGACAAGGTCGCCGCCTTCATCGGCGAACCGGTGCAGGGCGCCGGCGGCGTGATCATCCCCCCGGCCACCTACTGGCCCGAAATCGGCCGCATCTGCGACAAGTACGGCGTGCTCTTGATCGCCGACGAAGTCATTTGCGGTTTTGGCCGTCTTGGTACATGGTTTGGCTCTGAATTGATGCAGATCAAACCTGACTTGATTACGTTCGCGAAGGGGGTGACCTCGGGATATGTTCCCTTAGGTGGCGTGCTGGTCGGTGATCGGGTAGCGGACGTGCTGATCCACGAAGGCGGCGACTTCAATCACGGGTTCACGTATTCGGGCCACCCGGTGGCCTGCGCGGCGGCGCTGGAAAACATCCGCATCCTGATCGACGAGCGTCTGGTGCAGCAGGTGGCGCAGGACACCGGCCCGTACCTCAAGGAGAAGTTCGCGGAGCTGATGGATCATCCGCTGGTGGGTTACGCCGACAGCTGCGGTTTCGTGGCGGGGCTGAACCTGGTGCGCAAGAAGGCCGCAGCGGTGCACGACTGCGAGTTCTTCGAGCCGGAGCAGGGCGTGGGCATGATCTGCCGCGGCTACATGTTCGCCAACGGGATCATCATGCGCGCCGTGGGCGACCGCATGATCATCGCACCGCCGCTGGTGATGACGCGGGCGCAGATCGACGAAATGATTTTCAAGATCAGGTACTGCCTCGAGGCCACCCTGATCGACTTGCAGCAGCGGGGCTGGGTCACTTGA
- a CDS encoding glutamine synthetase family protein, with the protein MAIRENFTYTDMDLWLNEKRVTEIECLIPDLTGVARGKILPRGKFTQERGMRIPEAVLGMTVTGNYPVDDEAYDRAISATDRDMILKADPTTITMVPWAVDPTAQVIHDCYFADGKLVDFAPRTVLRRVLKLYADKGWKPVVAPELEFYLTAKNIDPDLPLKPPIGRSGRAETSRQVYSIDAVNEFDPLFEDIYDYCELMNLDVDTLIHEIGAGQMEINFLHGDPLGLADKVFFFKRTLREAALKHDMYATFMAKPMAGEPGSAMHVHQSVVDTKTGLNIFSSEDGSASPLFKQYIGGLQRYMPSAMAIVAPYVNSYRRIVRHTAAPINIQWGLDNRTVGFRVPESGVQDRRVENRIIGADANPYLALAVTLACGYLGMTEQLEPTAMMNGSAYELPFELPQGLPEALHLLRAEDKLRTVLGERFIDVYAAIKDLEHQEFMTVISPWEREHLLLHV; encoded by the coding sequence ATGGCAATTCGCGAAAACTTTACCTATACCGACATGGACCTGTGGCTCAACGAAAAACGGGTCACCGAAATCGAATGCCTGATCCCCGACCTGACCGGGGTCGCGCGCGGCAAGATCCTCCCGCGCGGCAAATTCACCCAGGAGCGCGGCATGCGCATTCCCGAGGCGGTGCTGGGGATGACCGTGACCGGCAACTATCCCGTAGATGACGAGGCCTACGACCGCGCCATCTCGGCCACCGACCGCGACATGATCCTCAAGGCCGATCCGACCACCATCACCATGGTGCCATGGGCGGTCGACCCGACCGCGCAGGTGATCCACGACTGCTATTTCGCCGACGGCAAACTGGTCGACTTCGCGCCGCGCACGGTACTGCGCCGCGTCCTGAAACTGTACGCCGACAAGGGCTGGAAGCCGGTGGTCGCGCCCGAACTCGAGTTCTACCTGACCGCCAAGAATATCGATCCCGACCTGCCGCTCAAACCGCCGATCGGCCGCAGCGGCCGCGCCGAAACCAGCCGCCAGGTCTACAGCATCGACGCCGTCAACGAATTCGACCCGCTGTTCGAGGATATCTACGATTACTGCGAACTGATGAACCTCGACGTCGACACCCTGATCCACGAGATCGGCGCCGGCCAGATGGAAATCAACTTCCTGCATGGCGACCCGCTCGGCCTGGCCGACAAGGTATTCTTCTTCAAGCGCACCTTGCGCGAGGCAGCCCTCAAGCACGACATGTACGCCACCTTCATGGCCAAGCCGATGGCGGGCGAACCCGGTTCGGCCATGCACGTGCACCAGAGCGTGGTCGACACCAAGACCGGCCTGAATATCTTCAGCAGCGAAGATGGTTCGGCCTCGCCCCTGTTCAAGCAGTACATCGGCGGGCTGCAGCGCTACATGCCGTCGGCCATGGCCATCGTCGCGCCGTACGTCAATTCGTACCGCCGCATCGTGCGCCACACGGCTGCGCCGATCAATATCCAGTGGGGCCTGGACAACCGCACGGTGGGCTTTCGCGTGCCCGAATCGGGCGTGCAGGACCGGCGCGTGGAAAACCGCATCATCGGCGCCGACGCCAACCCCTACCTGGCATTGGCCGTGACCCTGGCCTGTGGCTACCTCGGCATGACCGAGCAGCTCGAACCGACCGCCATGATGAATGGCAGCGCCTATGAACTGCCGTTCGAACTGCCCCAGGGCCTGCCCGAAGCACTGCACCTGCTGCGCGCCGAGGACAAGCTGCGCACGGTGCTGGGCGAGCGCTTCATCGACGTGTATGCGGCCATCAAGGACCTCGAACACCAGGAATTCATGACCGTCATCAGCCCGTGGGAGCGCGAGCATTTGCTGCTCCACGTTTGA
- a CDS encoding gamma-glutamyl-gamma-aminobutyrate hydrolase family protein encodes MRRPIVLVPACTRQIGPHPYHAAQLKYVDAVVLGADCAPMILPALGAALDLEASLSVCDGIMLTGSASNVHPSCYDQDVLDPSLPQDRARDATTLPLIRAALERGIPLIAVCRGFQEINVALGGSLYQAVQEVEGKMDHREDPDASIEDQYGPAHDVILTQGGAFQRMLGGVEWIAVNSLHGQGVDRLAPGIAVEAVSHDGLVEAFSVPSAPGFTLAVQWHPEWQILDNPASMAMFGAFGQACRAFQARREGRA; translated from the coding sequence ATGCGCCGCCCTATCGTCCTCGTTCCCGCCTGCACGCGCCAGATCGGACCTCATCCGTATCACGCCGCGCAGCTTAAATATGTCGACGCCGTCGTCCTCGGCGCCGACTGCGCTCCCATGATCCTGCCCGCGCTCGGCGCCGCGCTCGATCTGGAGGCGTCGCTGTCGGTGTGCGACGGCATCATGCTCACCGGTTCGGCCTCGAACGTGCATCCGAGCTGCTACGACCAGGACGTGCTCGACCCGAGCCTGCCGCAGGACCGCGCGCGCGACGCCACCACCTTGCCGCTGATCCGCGCCGCCCTCGAACGCGGCATCCCCCTGATCGCGGTATGCCGCGGGTTCCAGGAGATAAACGTGGCCCTCGGCGGCAGCCTGTATCAGGCGGTGCAGGAAGTCGAAGGCAAGATGGACCACCGCGAAGACCCCGACGCGTCCATCGAAGACCAGTACGGCCCGGCCCACGACGTCATCCTCACACAAGGCGGCGCCTTCCAGCGCATGCTCGGCGGCGTGGAGTGGATCGCCGTCAATTCGCTGCACGGGCAGGGCGTGGACCGGCTCGCGCCCGGCATCGCCGTCGAAGCGGTGTCGCACGATGGTCTGGTGGAAGCCTTTTCGGTGCCGTCCGCGCCCGGCTTCACCCTGGCGGTGCAGTGGCATCCCGAATGGCAGATCCTCGACAACCCCGCTTCGATGGCCATGTTCGGCGCCTTCGGCCAGGCCTGCCGCGCGTTCCAGGCCAGGCGCGAGGGGCGCGCATGA